A section of the Streptomyces sp. NBC_01591 genome encodes:
- a CDS encoding class I SAM-dependent methyltransferase: MSEDTESAVRIARLRPAYQADIAAGWESLFEPRRTNCPWCGSQELTTRLRTTDLLQHKPGRFVLDRCEGCGHTFQNPRLNAQGLDFYYRDFYDGLGEKKLGDTFGGRTKMYRGRAESMLPYDSAPKRWLDVGTGHGHFCEAARVVLPHTVFDGLDFTDGVELAEREGRVDRGHRGSFPDLAPELGSHYDVVSMFHYLEHSTEPDRELRAAWETVRPGGHLLIEVPDPESRCARLLGRWWLPWLQPQHLHFVPVANLRERLTEMGFTVVAEQHAEPHDPVDLLAAVWLALNHVAPRDDVPWLPEPPSRLRRTLRGVLLVAGIPALVVGTLLDRFVVRPLSYRLRVSNAYRIVARRN; the protein is encoded by the coding sequence GCGCCGCACCAACTGCCCATGGTGCGGTTCGCAGGAGCTGACCACCCGGCTGCGCACCACCGACCTGCTCCAGCACAAGCCGGGCCGTTTCGTTCTCGACCGCTGCGAGGGCTGTGGTCACACCTTTCAGAACCCTCGACTGAACGCGCAGGGACTGGATTTCTACTATCGGGACTTCTACGACGGGCTCGGCGAGAAGAAACTCGGTGACACCTTCGGGGGCCGTACCAAGATGTACCGGGGGCGGGCTGAGTCGATGCTGCCGTACGACTCCGCGCCGAAGAGATGGCTGGACGTCGGGACCGGGCACGGCCACTTCTGCGAGGCTGCGCGGGTGGTGCTGCCCCACACCGTATTCGACGGCCTTGACTTCACCGACGGCGTCGAACTGGCTGAGCGGGAGGGCCGGGTGGACCGTGGTCACCGAGGCAGTTTTCCCGACCTCGCACCCGAACTGGGCAGCCACTACGACGTGGTGAGCATGTTTCACTACCTGGAGCACAGTACTGAGCCCGATCGTGAACTGCGCGCCGCATGGGAGACGGTACGGCCCGGCGGGCATCTCCTCATCGAGGTGCCGGACCCTGAGAGCCGCTGTGCGAGGCTGCTGGGCCGTTGGTGGCTGCCCTGGCTCCAGCCGCAGCACCTGCACTTCGTCCCGGTGGCCAATCTGCGGGAGCGGCTCACGGAGATGGGCTTCACAGTGGTCGCCGAGCAGCATGCCGAGCCGCACGACCCGGTCGACCTGCTGGCCGCCGTATGGCTGGCGCTGAACCATGTGGCACCGCGCGACGATGTGCCGTGGCTGCCCGAGCCACCGAGTCGGCTGCGCCGCACGCTGCGCGGGGTGCTGCTGGTCGCCGGCATTCCGGCGCTGGTGGTGGGCACCCTGCTCGACCGGTTCGTGGTGCGGCCGCTGTCGTACCGGCTTCGGGTGTCGAACGCGTATCGGATCGTGGCCCGGCGCAACTGA
- a CDS encoding NPCBM/NEW2 domain-containing protein, translating into MMKNKSYYQILRRAAGLGITLFLLLLGFGAQPASAHVSPEHAELVITAKENVTSGRLIVHRDVVSPQKAGAWASHLLSAACPATGSGVAGDSGGVPGGVVVELAWSCHVDRLDLSAMLKQAGLTQVIAEFDGTTVNANAQTPVIDALGAHALPTFPWAEVALGIAAAAALLLAVWQIRTGRLQVAQLVARVRAGRGRIKVAAVGALTLSCLAPQMAAAAPLAEGAAANTVTGTVFKDANGNGKRDAGEAPMAGVDVTDGAGWTTTGSDGSYSLQMDPARRETDLISIVSPNGYTPHLRDDYVPEYFHKVPEGGPSTGIDFALVKDKNAADPTKKWLMVSDTETDGGREWTGHVNAMSEVDGASMVMTTGDLTVTDGTAESGRQRNYDGLRKGLTDGKLGMPFYPVMGNHDFGGAANSRGYGGSMEYWRRNLGPEWYSFDRDGRHVVVLEDNYDSSGLKPQLEWLREDLKRHAVGKQVLVFAHRSLFTQWGPGAGMQPTVDELAKYDVRLFAAGHNQQAEFRRGAFKRSVEINNQGKYGIDGSQPDYKILDFKDITDDPRTERNEDTGLVTGTHRAWDVDDDAALVSPAQGSVHAAGAKIPVELYAEDDGRTPATATFTIRDSHGHAVRKHSRLKFGVSNRRTGIENCYTAPGGKPEPCPDARISWTRVSDRIEGLAPGTYTAKMTAVDTKGKAWPTITNTFQVVPDSELHKAKSGQDWTRQGRDEEGRSASTDNPGSELDLRWAANTGEQFNLNGSVIADGKVIVSSRAFDSPYSMMLAYDLKSGREIWRTYLDGDAESAPTLHDGKVYLTTGVGRIYSLDAGDGHVVWQSIDREEQHGDTVRRYGRAGGPVSVFALAGEDHRSVAVYQDAYNIRCRDGATGKMLPGGFGGSFGWGQMHSTAIRQPGSNTAYLHTGASSTLVAMDLATCTRLWEQDSGGDIWSHSSPALTDPAEGDPQLVTATWGGVRGYDLKTGKVLWKAAAGDVWKCEGGPAPVTSPAVWGDIAYVASGEGVIRAFDTKAADPSKPLWETPVGYLPGETPSADTWMGCDSNSRPGSPAAHTLVTKDLVYAGTRDGRLLVLDRATGARVNEYNLGGAVASALSVSGDWVIALTDDGSIHALASNGRQRPKTSLTVTPTETTADAQPGHAIDVSGTLNLSANGPVSDVELSVTPPSGWKVDGGTVSKASMQDGSSIKGRWAVTPPEQTASKYYDVPVAATYHFRFPSDPLDHPMRVEKTVRVFVPPPSPSGTAYLSDRPFLSESNGWGPAERDKSNGDNGAGDGAALTLDGKTYAKGIGAHAASEVTVWLGSACRTFHAEVGVDDETGQSGSVAYQVLGDGKQIADTPAVRGPDSARTVDADVTGVRVLTLKVNDGGDGNGSDHADWADARVVCD; encoded by the coding sequence ATGATGAAGAACAAGAGCTACTACCAGATCCTCCGCAGAGCAGCAGGTCTGGGCATCACGCTGTTCCTGCTCCTCCTGGGCTTCGGCGCACAGCCCGCTTCTGCGCATGTCTCACCGGAGCACGCCGAACTCGTCATCACGGCCAAGGAAAACGTCACCAGTGGACGGCTGATCGTCCATCGTGATGTGGTGTCACCGCAGAAGGCGGGTGCCTGGGCGTCGCACCTGCTGAGCGCGGCGTGCCCTGCCACCGGCTCCGGCGTCGCCGGGGACAGCGGCGGAGTCCCCGGTGGTGTGGTGGTCGAACTCGCGTGGAGCTGCCACGTCGACAGGCTCGACCTGAGCGCGATGCTGAAGCAGGCCGGGCTGACCCAGGTCATCGCCGAGTTCGACGGCACCACGGTCAACGCCAACGCGCAGACCCCCGTCATCGACGCCTTGGGTGCCCACGCGCTTCCCACCTTCCCGTGGGCTGAGGTGGCGCTCGGCATCGCGGCGGCCGCCGCGCTGCTGCTCGCGGTGTGGCAGATCCGCACCGGGCGCCTCCAGGTCGCCCAGCTGGTCGCCAGGGTGCGCGCCGGCCGCGGGCGGATCAAGGTGGCCGCTGTCGGCGCGCTGACGCTGTCCTGCCTGGCTCCCCAGATGGCAGCGGCGGCGCCGCTCGCCGAGGGGGCAGCGGCGAACACGGTCACGGGCACGGTCTTCAAGGACGCCAACGGCAACGGCAAGCGCGACGCGGGCGAGGCTCCGATGGCCGGGGTCGACGTCACGGACGGCGCCGGCTGGACGACGACCGGCTCCGACGGCTCGTACAGCCTGCAGATGGACCCGGCCCGCCGGGAGACCGACCTCATCAGCATCGTCTCCCCGAACGGCTACACCCCCCATCTGCGCGACGACTACGTTCCGGAGTACTTCCACAAGGTGCCCGAGGGCGGTCCGAGTACCGGTATCGACTTCGCCCTCGTCAAGGACAAGAACGCCGCCGACCCCACCAAGAAGTGGTTGATGGTCTCCGACACCGAGACGGACGGCGGCCGGGAGTGGACCGGCCACGTCAATGCGATGTCCGAGGTGGACGGCGCGTCGATGGTGATGACGACGGGTGACCTGACGGTCACCGACGGGACCGCGGAGTCGGGCCGGCAGCGCAATTACGACGGCCTGCGCAAGGGCCTGACCGACGGCAAACTCGGCATGCCCTTCTACCCGGTGATGGGCAACCATGACTTCGGCGGCGCTGCCAACTCCCGCGGCTATGGCGGCAGCATGGAGTACTGGCGCCGCAACCTGGGCCCGGAGTGGTACAGCTTCGACCGCGACGGGCGGCACGTCGTCGTGCTTGAGGACAACTACGACTCCAGCGGTCTGAAGCCGCAGCTGGAGTGGCTGCGTGAGGACCTCAAGCGCCACGCAGTCGGTAAGCAGGTGCTGGTCTTCGCGCACCGGTCGCTGTTCACCCAGTGGGGACCCGGCGCCGGCATGCAGCCGACCGTCGACGAACTGGCAAAGTACGACGTGCGGTTGTTCGCCGCGGGCCACAACCAGCAGGCGGAGTTCCGCCGTGGCGCCTTCAAGCGCTCGGTCGAGATCAACAACCAGGGCAAGTACGGCATCGACGGCTCCCAACCGGACTACAAGATCCTTGACTTCAAGGACATCACCGACGACCCGCGCACCGAGCGCAACGAAGACACCGGCCTCGTCACGGGTACGCACCGGGCGTGGGACGTCGACGACGATGCCGCACTGGTCAGCCCCGCGCAGGGCAGCGTCCACGCTGCCGGCGCCAAGATCCCGGTCGAGCTGTATGCCGAGGACGACGGCCGTACCCCGGCCACCGCGACCTTCACCATCCGCGACAGCCACGGCCATGCGGTGCGAAAGCACAGCCGCCTGAAGTTCGGCGTGAGCAACCGCCGTACGGGCATCGAGAACTGTTACACGGCGCCCGGCGGCAAGCCGGAGCCCTGTCCGGACGCGCGGATCTCCTGGACGCGGGTCAGTGACCGCATTGAGGGTCTGGCCCCGGGAACGTACACGGCGAAGATGACCGCCGTCGACACCAAGGGCAAGGCGTGGCCCACCATCACCAACACCTTCCAGGTGGTGCCTGACAGCGAGTTGCACAAGGCCAAGAGTGGCCAGGACTGGACCCGTCAGGGCCGCGACGAGGAAGGGCGCTCCGCGAGCACGGACAATCCGGGCAGCGAGCTCGACCTGCGCTGGGCCGCCAACACCGGTGAGCAGTTCAACCTCAACGGATCGGTGATCGCCGACGGCAAGGTGATCGTCTCCTCCCGGGCGTTCGACTCCCCGTACAGCATGATGCTCGCCTACGACCTCAAGTCCGGCCGTGAGATCTGGCGCACCTACCTGGACGGCGACGCCGAGTCGGCGCCGACCCTGCACGACGGCAAGGTCTACCTGACCACCGGCGTCGGCCGGATCTACTCTCTCGACGCGGGGGACGGTCACGTCGTGTGGCAGTCGATCGACCGTGAGGAGCAGCACGGCGACACCGTGCGCCGCTACGGTCGCGCGGGCGGACCGGTCAGCGTCTTTGCGCTTGCGGGCGAGGACCACCGTTCGGTCGCCGTCTACCAGGACGCGTACAACATTCGCTGTCGTGACGGCGCGACCGGCAAGATGCTGCCCGGCGGCTTCGGCGGCTCGTTCGGCTGGGGCCAGATGCACAGCACGGCGATCCGCCAGCCCGGCTCCAACACCGCCTACCTGCACACCGGTGCCAGCAGCACGCTGGTCGCCATGGACCTGGCGACCTGCACGCGGCTGTGGGAACAGGACAGCGGAGGCGACATCTGGAGCCACTCCTCCCCAGCCCTCACCGACCCCGCCGAGGGCGACCCGCAACTGGTGACGGCGACCTGGGGCGGTGTGCGCGGGTACGACCTCAAGACCGGTAAGGTCCTGTGGAAGGCCGCCGCGGGCGACGTCTGGAAATGCGAGGGCGGCCCGGCACCGGTGACGAGCCCCGCTGTCTGGGGCGATATCGCCTACGTCGCGAGTGGCGAAGGTGTCATCCGCGCCTTCGACACCAAGGCGGCCGACCCGTCCAAGCCGCTGTGGGAAACCCCCGTTGGCTACCTGCCCGGGGAGACCCCCTCGGCCGACACGTGGATGGGCTGCGACAGCAACAGCAGGCCCGGATCCCCTGCGGCGCACACCCTGGTGACCAAGGACCTGGTGTACGCGGGCACCCGGGACGGGCGTCTGCTCGTCCTGGACCGCGCCACCGGCGCGCGGGTGAACGAGTACAACCTCGGCGGCGCGGTGGCCTCGGCACTGTCCGTCAGCGGTGACTGGGTGATCGCCCTCACCGACGACGGGTCGATCCACGCGCTGGCCAGCAACGGCCGCCAGCGGCCGAAGACGTCCCTCACGGTGACCCCGACCGAGACGACGGCGGATGCGCAACCGGGCCACGCCATCGACGTGAGCGGCACGCTCAATCTGTCGGCGAATGGGCCGGTCAGCGACGTGGAGCTCAGCGTGACGCCGCCCTCCGGGTGGAAGGTCGACGGCGGAACGGTGTCAAAGGCGTCCATGCAGGACGGCTCGTCCATCAAGGGCCGGTGGGCCGTCACGCCGCCGGAGCAGACTGCCTCCAAGTATTACGACGTGCCGGTCGCAGCCACCTACCATTTCCGTTTCCCCAGTGATCCGCTGGACCACCCGATGCGGGTGGAGAAGACAGTCCGGGTGTTCGTGCCGCCGCCCTCCCCGAGCGGAACCGCCTATCTCAGCGACCGGCCGTTCCTGAGCGAGTCCAACGGGTGGGGCCCGGCCGAGCGCGACAAGTCCAACGGTGACAACGGCGCCGGCGATGGCGCAGCGCTGACCCTGGACGGGAAGACGTACGCCAAGGGCATCGGGGCGCACGCGGCCAGCGAGGTCACCGTCTGGCTCGGCAGTGCTTGTCGCACCTTCCATGCCGAGGTCGGTGTCGATGACGAGACGGGTCAGAGTGGATCGGTGGCGTATCAGGTGCTCGGCGATGGCAAGCAGATCGCCGACACCCCTGCCGTCCGCGGCCCCGACAGTGCCCGCACCGTCGATGCCGACGTGACAGGGGTCAGGGTACTGACACTGAAGGTCAACGACGGCGGTGACGGCAACGGCTCCGACCACGCCGACTGGGCCGACGCCCGGGTGGTCTGCGACTGA
- a CDS encoding beta-galactosidase — translation MRSNGSTHSPPPADQQQRPTPTTPAPRPEPWNAAPLRRDRRTSRLPTPCPTNRNRRGGREHRVVSAALHYFRIHPDLRHDRLARLRAMGCDTVEIYNVGLADD, via the coding sequence ATGCGATCGAACGGCTCAACGCACTCCCCGCCCCCGGCTGACCAGCAGCAACGTCCCACCCCTACGACACCAGCACCCCGACCGGAACCGTGGAACGCGGCGCCCCTACGACGTGACAGACGGACCTCCCGCCTGCCCACACCCTGCCCAACAAATCGAAACAGGCGCGGCGGCCGCGAGCACCGCGTGGTCTCGGCCGCCCTGCACTACTTCCGCATCCACCCCGACCTGCGGCACGACCGGCTTGCGCGGCTGCGGGCCATGGGGTGCGACACCGTCGAGATCTACAACGTCGGTCTGGCCGACGACTGA
- a CDS encoding aromatic ring-hydroxylating dioxygenase subunit alpha: MTLSTSATADHIYATGLRNQWHAVVPSHFVAPGAMRKVTVLGEQWLLFRRSDGTLSMLADRCPHRGAPLSLGKHLGDRVACWYHGVEVETDGTVSSVPGLPGCSLEGKKLVTSLPVREVAGAILAYFGDEEHPEPAALTLPEPLTDPEVSAFLCYAEWNVPWRYAVENLLDPMHGAFLHHESHTMSDGDTTAKFRIRETARGYFFEKTDQRGVNFDWVELCRTGVDWVDLSIPYPPSAGPGGPFGIVGMACPVDEQRTGVFFWRYRRVEDWQRASWRFLYRTLIEKRHWDVLEQDRVMLESMPVDADQQENLYQHDLGVVRLRRLYRAAAEAQSSAGA; this comes from the coding sequence ATGACGCTATCCACCTCCGCCACCGCGGACCACATCTACGCCACAGGGCTGCGCAACCAGTGGCACGCCGTCGTCCCCTCCCACTTCGTCGCCCCCGGTGCCATGCGCAAGGTCACGGTCCTCGGCGAGCAGTGGCTTCTGTTCCGCCGCTCCGACGGCACCCTGTCGATGCTCGCCGACCGCTGCCCCCACCGCGGAGCGCCGCTCTCGCTCGGCAAGCACCTCGGTGACCGGGTCGCCTGCTGGTACCACGGCGTCGAGGTCGAGACCGACGGCACGGTCTCCTCCGTCCCCGGGCTCCCCGGCTGCAGCCTGGAGGGCAAGAAGCTGGTCACCTCGCTGCCGGTGCGCGAGGTCGCGGGCGCGATCCTCGCCTACTTCGGCGACGAGGAGCACCCCGAGCCGGCCGCGCTGACGCTGCCCGAACCGCTGACGGACCCCGAGGTGAGCGCGTTCCTCTGCTACGCCGAATGGAACGTGCCGTGGCGGTACGCGGTGGAGAACCTCCTCGACCCGATGCACGGCGCCTTCCTGCACCACGAGTCGCACACGATGTCCGACGGCGACACGACGGCCAAGTTCCGCATCCGGGAGACCGCTCGCGGCTACTTCTTCGAGAAGACCGACCAGCGTGGTGTCAACTTCGACTGGGTGGAGCTGTGCCGCACCGGTGTGGACTGGGTCGACCTGTCCATCCCCTACCCGCCGTCGGCCGGCCCCGGCGGTCCGTTCGGCATCGTGGGCATGGCCTGCCCGGTCGACGAGCAGCGCACGGGCGTCTTCTTCTGGCGCTACCGCCGGGTCGAGGACTGGCAGCGCGCCTCCTGGCGCTTCCTGTACAGGACGCTGATCGAGAAGCGGCACTGGGACGTCCTCGAACAGGACCGCGTGATGCTGGAGTCCATGCCCGTGGACGCGGACCAGCAGGAAAACCTCTACCAGCACGACCTGGGCGTCGTCCGCCTCCGCCGCCTGTACCGGGCGGCGGCGGAAGCCCAGTCGTCGGCGGGCGCCTGA
- a CDS encoding ABC transporter permease subunit: MQDFHLPWPLAIVFGLLVGAVIGAWQGFWVAYVGVPAFIVTLAGMLLFRGGNQFIGNADTVPVPEGFRTIGAGYLPEVGPDTGYNNLTLLLGLVACVAVVWREWSARRTRREMGARPAPLWLSGVRLAVMAGVIVFATLRFAGGRVGTSLPVSGIILGVLVLAYSFYTRNAVGGRHIYAVGGNARAAELSGVKLKRVNFFVMMNMSVLAALAGMIFVARSAASGPQDGLSWELDAIAAVFIGGAAVSGGLGTISSSIVGGLVMALLNNGLQLMGVGVDLVQIIKGMVLLLAVALDVYNKSQGRFSVIESITRPFHREGLPRIAAPGSPRDTDKAPAVG; the protein is encoded by the coding sequence ATGCAGGACTTCCACCTGCCGTGGCCGCTGGCCATCGTGTTCGGCCTGCTGGTCGGTGCGGTCATCGGCGCGTGGCAGGGCTTCTGGGTGGCCTATGTCGGCGTCCCTGCCTTCATCGTCACGCTGGCGGGCATGCTGCTGTTCCGCGGCGGCAACCAGTTCATCGGCAACGCCGACACCGTCCCGGTTCCCGAGGGCTTCCGCACGATCGGCGCCGGCTATCTGCCCGAGGTCGGCCCCGACACCGGCTACAACAACCTGACCCTGTTGCTCGGCCTCGTCGCCTGCGTCGCGGTGGTGTGGCGGGAGTGGAGTGCCCGGCGCACCCGGCGGGAGATGGGCGCCCGGCCCGCGCCGTTGTGGCTCTCCGGTGTGCGCCTGGCCGTGATGGCGGGCGTCATCGTCTTCGCCACGCTGCGCTTCGCGGGCGGACGGGTCGGCACGAGCCTGCCGGTGTCGGGCATCATCCTGGGCGTCCTCGTGCTCGCCTACTCCTTCTACACACGCAACGCCGTTGGCGGCAGGCACATCTACGCGGTGGGCGGCAACGCGCGCGCTGCCGAGTTGTCCGGCGTGAAGCTCAAGCGGGTCAACTTCTTCGTCATGATGAACATGTCGGTCCTCGCCGCGCTGGCGGGCATGATCTTCGTGGCGCGGTCGGCCGCCTCCGGCCCGCAGGACGGACTGAGCTGGGAACTCGACGCGATCGCGGCGGTGTTCATCGGCGGCGCGGCGGTCTCCGGCGGCCTGGGCACCATCAGCAGCTCGATCGTCGGCGGCCTGGTCATGGCCCTGCTCAACAACGGCCTGCAGCTCATGGGCGTCGGCGTCGACCTGGTGCAGATCATCAAGGGCATGGTGCTGCTGCTCGCCGTCGCGCTCGATGTCTACAACAAGAGCCAGGGCCGCTTCTCGGTCATCGAGTCGATCACGCGTCCGTTCCACCGCGAGGGGCTGCCACGCATCGCGGCCCCCGGCTCACCCCGCGACACCGACAAGGCCCCGGCCGTCGGCTGA
- a CDS encoding GH92 family glycosyl hydrolase, with protein sequence MIASRYTDSPGRAPARTSLARRAKSAPRGLAALIAGGLLAALVPWIGATGPAAAAPSEVTAASNVEHVDPLIGTTGANSTEYGGMIPSTAPPFAMTRWSPMTRTNYVSRLPYHHNDTKITGFIGTHQPAIWMGDSGYVVGMPGIGAVKTAEADRGLPFTHADETAAPDKYTVNMTPAPGQTLKAELTGTSRVGHLRLTYPQGAATNFVMQATRSGITGNVHIDPAKKEITGYNPDRQDSKLGPSKAPGFKGYFVARFDTAFDSYGTAKGATQFDGEADRTDQDLAGYVRFPAGSETVNVRIATSFISVDQARANLDAEVPDGQSFDATAAKTRAAWADKLDRVDISGATPDERTTFYTSMYHALQYPSEMSEQGRYYSAYDDKVHDGVSYTGYSLWDTFRAQNAFLTLFAPERIDDMVTSMLQDYKQSGWLPMWKNFAETNIMVGTNADSIIAEAIAKGFDRFDLDLAYEAVRKNAMTPPDKDTELWWGDRQQGTPAEARAGLTTYKQNGWVAADRTAEAGSRTLDYAYEDWAVAQVAKAAGNTDDATFFLDRSKNYKNLYNPTTGFMQARNFDGSWNNGGWTEGDKWVYTNDVMHDVLGLIALKGGDAKFTEWLDSYFDGGHNNQTNEPSHHSPYLYNYAGRPWKTQELVRQIADENYHAAPDGLSGNDDCGQMSAWYLFSAMGFYPVNPASGEYAVGSPMFDKVTLRLPGTKKPLVIKSKGAELKPYVKGLSLNGKRITKPFLSHSDLTGGGNLKFTMDAAPQSWGASTTPPPAKPVNLAAHKPITMINGTPATAWGKPAENAVDGNLATMAQATTSDPWSLKVDLGASTTVRRMEVNPDWENYPTSYDLKVSQDGTNWTTVAGEADSGGTTDCAAHGVQKCGQPHSYTFPKVKARYALLSVNSWVSAKTGTPANGYGWGLKEFGVFATS encoded by the coding sequence GTGATCGCTAGTCGGTATACGGACAGTCCGGGGAGAGCCCCGGCCCGCACTTCGCTCGCGAGACGCGCGAAGTCGGCCCCCAGGGGGCTGGCCGCCCTGATCGCGGGCGGACTGCTGGCCGCGTTGGTCCCGTGGATCGGTGCGACTGGCCCGGCGGCCGCAGCGCCGTCCGAGGTGACTGCGGCGTCCAACGTCGAGCATGTCGATCCCCTCATCGGGACGACGGGCGCCAACAGCACCGAGTACGGGGGCATGATCCCCAGTACGGCGCCCCCGTTCGCGATGACCCGATGGTCGCCGATGACCCGCACCAACTACGTCAGCAGGCTGCCCTACCACCACAACGACACGAAGATCACCGGGTTCATCGGCACTCATCAGCCGGCGATCTGGATGGGCGACTCCGGCTATGTGGTGGGCATGCCCGGAATCGGCGCAGTCAAGACGGCCGAGGCGGATCGAGGCCTGCCCTTCACCCACGCCGATGAGACTGCCGCGCCGGACAAGTACACGGTGAACATGACCCCAGCGCCCGGGCAGACGCTCAAGGCCGAACTCACCGGAACCTCCCGGGTCGGGCACCTGCGGCTGACCTACCCCCAGGGGGCCGCGACGAACTTCGTGATGCAGGCCACCCGGTCCGGCATCACGGGGAACGTGCACATCGACCCGGCCAAGAAGGAGATCACCGGTTACAACCCCGATCGCCAGGACAGCAAGCTCGGCCCGTCCAAGGCGCCCGGCTTCAAGGGGTACTTCGTCGCGCGGTTCGACACCGCCTTCGACAGCTACGGCACGGCCAAGGGTGCGACCCAGTTCGACGGGGAGGCCGACCGTACGGACCAGGACCTCGCAGGCTACGTCCGGTTCCCCGCCGGCAGCGAGACGGTCAACGTCCGGATCGCGACCTCGTTCATCTCGGTGGACCAGGCGCGGGCCAACCTCGATGCAGAGGTTCCCGACGGCCAGAGTTTCGATGCGACCGCGGCCAAGACCAGGGCCGCCTGGGCCGACAAGCTCGACCGTGTCGACATCTCCGGCGCCACGCCCGATGAGCGCACCACCTTCTACACCAGCATGTACCACGCGTTGCAGTACCCCTCGGAGATGTCCGAGCAGGGCCGCTACTACAGCGCCTACGACGACAAGGTCCATGACGGGGTCAGCTACACCGGATACTCGCTCTGGGACACCTTCCGGGCGCAGAACGCTTTCCTCACCCTCTTCGCTCCGGAACGCATCGACGACATGGTCACCTCGATGCTTCAGGACTACAAGCAAAGCGGCTGGCTTCCCATGTGGAAGAACTTCGCCGAGACCAACATCATGGTGGGCACGAACGCCGACTCGATCATCGCGGAGGCCATCGCCAAGGGCTTCGACCGGTTCGACCTGGACCTCGCCTACGAGGCCGTCCGCAAGAACGCGATGACACCTCCCGACAAGGACACCGAGCTGTGGTGGGGCGACCGGCAGCAGGGCACGCCCGCCGAGGCGCGCGCAGGCCTCACGACGTACAAGCAGAACGGCTGGGTCGCCGCCGACCGCACCGCGGAAGCAGGCAGCCGCACTCTTGACTACGCCTACGAGGACTGGGCCGTCGCACAGGTCGCCAAGGCCGCCGGCAACACCGACGACGCCACGTTCTTCCTGGACCGCAGCAAGAACTACAAGAACCTGTACAACCCCACGACGGGCTTCATGCAGGCCCGCAACTTCGACGGCTCCTGGAACAACGGCGGCTGGACCGAGGGCGACAAGTGGGTATACACCAACGATGTCATGCATGACGTCCTTGGCCTGATCGCCCTCAAGGGCGGCGACGCCAAGTTCACCGAGTGGCTCGACAGCTACTTCGACGGCGGACACAACAACCAGACCAACGAGCCCAGCCACCACTCTCCCTACCTGTACAACTACGCCGGCCGGCCATGGAAGACCCAGGAACTGGTCCGCCAGATCGCCGACGAGAACTACCACGCCGCCCCCGACGGTCTCTCCGGCAACGACGACTGCGGCCAGATGTCCGCCTGGTACCTGTTCTCCGCGATGGGCTTCTACCCCGTCAACCCGGCCTCCGGTGAGTACGCGGTGGGCAGCCCCATGTTCGACAAGGTCACGCTTCGGCTGCCCGGGACCAAGAAACCGCTGGTGATCAAATCCAAGGGCGCAGAACTCAAGCCGTACGTGAAGGGACTCAGCCTCAACGGCAAGCGCATCACCAAGCCGTTCCTGAGCCACTCCGACCTCACCGGCGGTGGAAACCTCAAGTTCACCATGGACGCGGCGCCGCAGAGCTGGGGCGCTTCGACCACCCCGCCGCCCGCGAAACCCGTGAATCTCGCCGCCCACAAGCCGATCACGATGATCAACGGCACCCCGGCGACCGCCTGGGGCAAGCCCGCCGAGAACGCCGTCGACGGCAATCTCGCGACCATGGCGCAGGCGACCACCAGCGATCCCTGGAGCCTGAAGGTCGACCTTGGCGCCAGCACCACGGTCCGCCGGATGGAGGTCAACCCCGACTGGGAGAACTACCCGACAAGCTATGACCTCAAGGTCTCGCAGGACGGCACCAACTGGACAACCGTCGCCGGCGAAGCCGACTCAGGCGGCACCACCGACTGCGCCGCCCACGGCGTCCAGAAATGCGGCCAGCCGCACTCGTACACCTTCCCCAAGGTGAAAGCCCGCTACGCGCTCCTGAGCGTCAACAGCTGGGTCTCCGCCAAGACCGGCACACCAGCCAACGGATACGGCTGGGGCCTCAAGGAATTCGGCGTCTTCGCCACCAGCTGA
- a CDS encoding recombinase-like helix-turn-helix domain-containing protein yields the protein MTDTWPYLDVHQSRTHEPTPYEHKLAATLEEVFTEEGHELADVVRGLTSRQVHAADGTPWTEESFRAEMNRLGA from the coding sequence GTGACCGACACCTGGCCGTACCTGGACGTCCACCAGTCCCGTACGCACGAGCCGACCCCGTACGAGCACAAGCTCGCCGCGACCCTTGAGGAGGTCTTCACCGAGGAGGGCCACGAGCTGGCCGACGTGGTCCGCGGTCTCACCTCCCGCCAGGTCCACGCCGCCGACGGCACCCCGTGGACCGAGGAGTCCTTCCGCGCCGAGATGAACCGGCTGGGAGCCTGA